GCGGAACCAGCTCCGGCAGGTTCTGGCAACTGGATGCAACAGGCAACCCCGTTGACTGGATCGCGAAAGGCATAGGGTGGACAACCGGCCCGGCTTCATCTGACAACTGGGGCTGGAATGCAGGCTGGACGGCCGCTGTCAGCAATGCCTGGATCCGCTTCGACAATATAGGAGGCAATCATTACACACGTTATCAAAACGGCGCCACTACCAACGGTACCTTCAGCATCAATGAAGCCACCAATGAGATCACACTTTCCGGTAATACACTTTTACTGAATCCCGATAGCTGGATGAGCCCGACAAACAACGTACTGAAAGTAGTGAAGGCTTTCCCGCTTAGTTATCGCACATCTGGTATCTGGTTTGGAACTTCCTATGATGCAACAAAAGACGAATGGCTTTCTTTCCATTATGTAATACCATAGCAGGCAGGTATAAACGCTCCGTTCGTAAAAAGGCGGGGCGTTGCTTTTTCCTGTGGATAAAAATGAAATAATGCGCATAGCCTTTCTATTTATACTCATGCTGTTCCTGGATGGATGCAGCAAAAAATCATCGGCGCCATCGCTCGAGCTGGGATCGCTTATTGAAAACTTTCCTGCAGCCGGTGGCAGTAAAGATATTACCGTTACCACCAGCGGCAGTTTTGCTGCATCTGATACTTCTGCATGGTGCCTCACCACTGCCGGCAACGGTAAGTTCACCGTGCTGGTACAACCGAATATCACCACCGCGGAAAGGAAAACAGCCATTACTATAACGGCAGGCAGTAATCGAAAAGAGTTCATGGTGGTACAGGCAGGCGCCGAACCTGTAGATCCCAATGGAGGCGTAGTGCCCGACAGTATTCCACCGGACGCGAGTGGCATGCGCGATATCACCCCGCAAACACTGGCCCAGGAAATGGTACCAGGTTGGAATATCGGCAACTCGCTGGACGCAACCGGTGGTGAAACTGCCTGGGGTAATCCGCTTATTTCCCAAAGACTGATCGACTCTGTGAAAAAAGCAGGTTTCAAATCCATCCGTCTGCCCGTTGCCTGGAGCAAATTCAGTGATGCCGATGCATTCACCATCGACACCAACTGGATGCGTCGCGTGGAAGAAGTGGTGAATTATGCATTGAGGCGTGATATGTATGTGCTGATGAATATCCATTGGGATGGCGGCTGGATGCAACCCACCAATGCAAAAAAAGATTACGTGAACAACCGGCTCAAAATAATGTGGAAACAGATTGCGAAAAGATTCCGCAATTACAATGATCATCTCATTTTTGCAGGCACCAATGAAGTGATGGCGGATGGCGATTATGGTACACCTACTCCGGAATATTACAATGCACAGAACAGTTTCAATCAAACCTTCATCAACGCCGTTCGCGCTACCGGTGGCCGCAATGCGCACAGGAACCTGGTAGTGCAGGGTTTCAATACCAATATCGGTCATACCATCAATTTCTTTCAACTGCCAACCGATCCGCGCGCCAATAGGATAATGGTGGAAGTGCATTACTACGATCCCTTCAATTTCACGCTGAATGAGAACAGCAATATCACACAATGGGGAAAGGATGCCACCGATCCCGCCAAAACCGAGACCTGGGCAAATGAAACCTGGGCCGATGATCAGTTCCGGCAAATGAAAACAAAATTCATCGACAAAGGAATTCCTGTGATCCTCGGCGAATACGGCGCCATCGCACGAACCAGCCTCGGCAGTCCGGAAGCTAATGCAGATCATGCAAAATACCGCCTGTACTATCTGCAATATGTAACACAGTCCATCAAATCACATGGACTGGTGCCGATGTACTGGGACAATGGCTTTCCCGGCGACAAGAGCATGGCGCTCTTCAACAGGAACACAGGTGAAAAATATTACGCAGATATTATTAGTGTGATCACTTCAAATAATTAATTTACGTGCAATGTCTCAGGTTGATTCGGCAGTCTACGGCAGTTTGGTCTGCCTGTCAGAATGAGGCATTGTACCTAAATCCATTGATACAATATTGAAAAAAGAGAATGCATGAAACCAACTGCTCTGTACATCCTGTTGTCTGTTTTTCTATTTGTTGCCCAAACACGCGCTCAGCATCTAACCCGCGAGAACTTCGATCAGGACTGGAAATTCAAACTGGACAGCGTCAACAATTATGCGAATCCAGGTCTTGCAGACAATAACTGGCGTTCATTGCAACTTCCACACGACTGGAGCATTGAAGGCAGTTTCAGTAATGACCATCCTGCCACGCACAATGGCGGCGCATTGCCAGGCGGCATTGGCTGGTACCGGAAAACATTCACCGTTACTGCATCTGCAGAAGACAAAAGAATCTATATCGAATTCGATGGCATCTATTGTAACAGCGAGGTCTGGATCAATGGACAGTATCTCGGCAAACGCGCTCACGGCTATATCTCTTTTCAGTACGATCTCACACAATACCTGCATTCCGGTAAACCGAATGTGATTGTTGTAAAAGTGGACAACTCATTACAGCCGAATTCAAGATGGTATTCCGGTTCAGGCATCTACCGTCATGTATGGCTGACAACCCTCGCTTCCACACATATCGATCACTGGGGAACATTTGTAAGAAGCAATCATATCAGTTCCTCATCTGCCGATATCCATATCGAAACAAAAATAAGGAACAATGAAGCCCGGAACCGGAAATTGCAACTCGTCACTACCATCTATGACCGAAACAGAAATAAAATTGCTTCCGGCACAAAGGAATTAACAGCTGTGCATGGCACGGCAGTGCCGGTGGAACAGACCATCAGCATCAACAATCCACAACGATGGTCTGTGAATGATCCTTACCTCTACACCATCGAATCAATATTGAAAGATGGCAATACAGAACTCGACAAATACTCCACTACCCACGGCATCCGCAGTTTCAGCATGGATATCGACAAAGGATTTTTCCTGAACGGAGAACACCTGAAGATCCGCGGCGTGTGTAATCACCATGATCTCGGTGCGCTCGGAACAGCCGTGAATACCCGCGCCATCCAAAGGCAACTGGAAATACTGAAAGCCATGGGATGCAATGGTATCCGAACTTCGCACAATCCTCCCGCTCCCGAACTGCTGGACCTCTGCGATAAAATGGGTTTCATTGTAGTGGACGAAACCTTCGATATGTGGAGAAAAAGCAAAACAACATACGACTACTCGATCTACTGGGATGATGAGCATCAGCGCGATCTCCGCGATCATATTCTCCGCGACAGAAATCATCCTTCCGTTTTCTTCTGGAGCATCGGTAACGAGATCATTGAACAATGGGGCGATAGTACCGGCATGGCCATGGCGTTGGAGTTGAGCAGCATCGTACGCGCACTCGATTCCACCCGCATCGTGATTGCCGGCAACAATGAGCCGGGCCTCAACAATAACCTCATCCGGTCAGGAATGTCGGATGTGGTAGGCTACAATTATCAGCAGGCGCAATGGAAGGATTTTCGTACCACATGGCCAGGCAAAAAATTCATCGTCACAGAAAGCACTTCTGCCCTCGCTACACGCGGCCATTACGATAAGGTTCCCTTCCACACCATTCGCCGCTGGCCATCACGCTGGGACAAACCTTTGTTGGACGGCAATGCCGATCATACTGTCTCAGCCTATGATCATGTCAGCGCTCCCTGGGGAAGTACACACGAAGAATCACTCACGCTGCTGGAGAACAATGATTTCATTTCAGGCATGTATATCTGGACAGGCTTCGATTATCTCGGAGAGCCTACCCCCTACACATGGCCCAGCCGCAGCTCCTACTTCGGTATCATCGATCTGGCGGGCTTTCCCAAGGACGTGTATTATCTCTATCAAAGTGCATGGACCAATACACCCGTGCTGCATATCTATCCTCATTGGAACTGGAAGAGCGGAGACACCGTAGATGTTGTAGCTTATTACAACAATGCTGATGAAGTGGAGCTCTTCCTAAACGGCAGATCATTGGGTATCCGAACAAAAGAAAATGGAAAAATGCAC
This portion of the Pseudobacter ginsenosidimutans genome encodes:
- a CDS encoding sugar-binding domain-containing protein — its product is MKPTALYILLSVFLFVAQTRAQHLTRENFDQDWKFKLDSVNNYANPGLADNNWRSLQLPHDWSIEGSFSNDHPATHNGGALPGGIGWYRKTFTVTASAEDKRIYIEFDGIYCNSEVWINGQYLGKRAHGYISFQYDLTQYLHSGKPNVIVVKVDNSLQPNSRWYSGSGIYRHVWLTTLASTHIDHWGTFVRSNHISSSSADIHIETKIRNNEARNRKLQLVTTIYDRNRNKIASGTKELTAVHGTAVPVEQTISINNPQRWSVNDPYLYTIESILKDGNTELDKYSTTHGIRSFSMDIDKGFFLNGEHLKIRGVCNHHDLGALGTAVNTRAIQRQLEILKAMGCNGIRTSHNPPAPELLDLCDKMGFIVVDETFDMWRKSKTTYDYSIYWDDEHQRDLRDHILRDRNHPSVFFWSIGNEIIEQWGDSTGMAMALELSSIVRALDSTRIVIAGNNEPGLNNNLIRSGMSDVVGYNYQQAQWKDFRTTWPGKKFIVTESTSALATRGHYDKVPFHTIRRWPSRWDKPLLDGNADHTVSAYDHVSAPWGSTHEESLTLLENNDFISGMYIWTGFDYLGEPTPYTWPSRSSYFGIIDLAGFPKDVYYLYQSAWTNTPVLHIYPHWNWKSGDTVDVVAYYNNADEVELFLNGRSLGIRTKENGKMHVNWRVPFVEGTVKAVSKKNGQTVLVKEIKTAAAPASLQLTADRQLITADGKDLSFITVKLFDKKGVLIPDAKHLVQFSISGPGTIAGVDNGDPVSHDSFKASQRKLMAGMALVIVQSSRKPGTITVTATADGVKAANITINAK
- a CDS encoding cellulase family glycosylhydrolase; translated protein: MRIAFLFILMLFLDGCSKKSSAPSLELGSLIENFPAAGGSKDITVTTSGSFAASDTSAWCLTTAGNGKFTVLVQPNITTAERKTAITITAGSNRKEFMVVQAGAEPVDPNGGVVPDSIPPDASGMRDITPQTLAQEMVPGWNIGNSLDATGGETAWGNPLISQRLIDSVKKAGFKSIRLPVAWSKFSDADAFTIDTNWMRRVEEVVNYALRRDMYVLMNIHWDGGWMQPTNAKKDYVNNRLKIMWKQIAKRFRNYNDHLIFAGTNEVMADGDYGTPTPEYYNAQNSFNQTFINAVRATGGRNAHRNLVVQGFNTNIGHTINFFQLPTDPRANRIMVEVHYYDPFNFTLNENSNITQWGKDATDPAKTETWANETWADDQFRQMKTKFIDKGIPVILGEYGAIARTSLGSPEANADHAKYRLYYLQYVTQSIKSHGLVPMYWDNGFPGDKSMALFNRNTGEKYYADIISVITSNN